One Triticum dicoccoides isolate Atlit2015 ecotype Zavitan chromosome 4B, WEW_v2.0, whole genome shotgun sequence genomic window carries:
- the LOC119293449 gene encoding uncharacterized protein LOC119293449 — translation MAKEGDEPSDLERGSRPGSVVIVVVAPPANFGARPRSSAAAGGEDDDDDRKMPNYVWVPLQLLLTAVACCPLLALVMTRTDWVEKVVFSAVLLPTVVGVFFFLRAVCKRPRMAVVTSMIKR, via the exons aTGGCCAAGGAAGGGGACGAGCCGTCGGACTTGGAGAGGGGGTCCAGGCCTGGCTCCGTAGTAATCGTTGTCGTTGCGCCGCCAGCAAACTTCGGCGCCCGGCCAAGGTCCTCCGCTGCCGCCGGCggagaagacgacgacgacgatcgCAAGATGCCGAACTAC GTTTGGGTGCCTCTGCAGCTGCTGCTGACGGCGGTCGCGTGCTGCCCGCTGCTGGCGCTGGTTATGACGCGGACGGACTGGGTGGAGAAGGTCGTCTTCTCCGCCGTTCTGCTGCCCACAGTCGTCGGCGTCTTCTTCTTCCTGCGCGCCGTGTGCAAGAGGCCGCGCATGGCCGTCGTGACAAGCATGATCAAGAGATAG